The following proteins come from a genomic window of Pirellula staleyi DSM 6068:
- a CDS encoding PQQ-binding-like beta-propeller repeat protein, protein MRLPYVRTAIASLALATGSLFPAVTAAAEGWPTFRGADRSAVSSDKGLLQAWPEGGPKLLWETTGLGRGYASVSVAGDKLFTLGDSLEGAEADDKDEYLICLAKDGGNVLWKSKLGPAWNNGSPNWQSSRSTPTVDGDLVYALTAYGRLICSKTSDGSEVWRKDLKEDFGGSKGDSWGYSESVLVDGDLVVCTPGSDKNTMVALNKLTGETVWSAVREGDRGAGHASIVISNIGGTKVYVQTTASGALGVRASDGKLLWSYEIDKTTAVIPTPIVKGDYVFFSAGYKRGGALLKQVAGENGEVKVEEVYPLNTALANKHGGIVLVGDYLFGDSDDAGIPFCADLMTGEIKWKERGVGKGSVTVAAADGCLYLGFQDGTIALMKAGDKHEELGSFKAPGSGDRPSWAHPVITGGKLYLRENGRVLCYDVSAAK, encoded by the coding sequence ATGCGTCTTCCCTATGTGCGAACTGCGATCGCCTCGCTAGCTCTGGCGACAGGCTCTTTATTTCCCGCAGTCACAGCAGCCGCTGAAGGCTGGCCGACGTTTCGTGGCGCTGATCGCTCGGCTGTTTCCAGCGACAAAGGTTTGCTACAGGCGTGGCCCGAAGGTGGTCCCAAGTTGCTGTGGGAAACCACGGGGCTTGGTCGCGGCTATGCCAGCGTGAGTGTGGCGGGGGACAAACTCTTCACGCTGGGTGACAGCCTCGAAGGGGCCGAAGCAGACGACAAGGATGAGTACCTGATTTGCCTGGCCAAAGATGGTGGCAATGTGCTGTGGAAGTCGAAGCTTGGTCCCGCCTGGAACAACGGCTCGCCGAACTGGCAGAGCTCGCGCTCGACCCCGACGGTCGATGGCGATTTGGTGTATGCCCTGACCGCCTATGGTCGGTTGATCTGCAGCAAAACCTCCGATGGCTCGGAAGTTTGGCGCAAGGATTTGAAGGAAGATTTCGGCGGCAGCAAGGGTGACAGCTGGGGCTATAGCGAATCGGTGCTGGTCGATGGCGACCTGGTCGTTTGCACCCCTGGCAGCGACAAGAACACGATGGTGGCGCTCAACAAACTGACCGGTGAAACGGTGTGGAGTGCTGTTCGCGAAGGGGATCGTGGCGCGGGACACGCTTCGATCGTGATCAGCAACATCGGTGGAACGAAGGTCTATGTGCAAACGACCGCCAGTGGCGCGCTGGGTGTGCGTGCCTCCGATGGCAAGCTCCTGTGGTCGTACGAAATCGACAAAACAACCGCTGTGATTCCGACGCCGATTGTGAAGGGTGATTACGTCTTCTTCTCGGCTGGCTACAAGCGGGGCGGTGCTCTTTTGAAGCAAGTCGCTGGCGAAAATGGCGAAGTGAAAGTGGAAGAGGTTTATCCCCTCAACACGGCCCTGGCCAATAAGCATGGCGGCATTGTGCTGGTGGGTGACTATCTGTTTGGTGATTCCGACGACGCTGGCATTCCCTTCTGCGCCGACCTGATGACGGGCGAGATCAAATGGAAAGAGCGCGGCGTTGGTAAGGGCTCGGTGACGGTGGCTGCAGCCGACGGTTGCCTTTACCTCGGTTTCCAAGATGGCACCATCGCGCTGATGAAAGCTGGCGACAAGCACGAGGAACTCGGCTCGTTCAAGGCACCCGGTTCGGGCGATCGTCCGAGCTGGGCGCATCCGGTCATCACAGGTGGCAAACTCTACCTGCGTGAAAACGGCCGCGTGCTTTGCTACGACGTTAGCGCTGCGAAGTAA